In one Shinella zoogloeoides genomic region, the following are encoded:
- a CDS encoding DUF1236 domain-containing protein produces the protein MRNKLTLATAAALLTLSASAYAQSTVIVEETDPVMTESTVVVPGEVRTYVLEQQVPSVAYEGDVLIGKVIPDSVEIHTIDGHADYAYTVVNERRVIVNPQTRTVVQILE, from the coding sequence ATGCGCAACAAGCTCACTCTTGCCACGGCGGCAGCGCTTCTGACGCTGTCCGCCTCGGCCTATGCCCAGAGCACCGTCATCGTCGAGGAGACCGATCCGGTGATGACCGAATCCACGGTCGTGGTGCCCGGCGAGGTCCGCACCTATGTGCTGGAACAGCAGGTTCCGTCCGTCGCCTACGAGGGTGACGTGCTGATCGGCAAGGTCATTCCCGACAGCGTGGAAATCCATACGATCGACGGCCATGCCGACTATGCCTATACAGTCGTCAACGAACGCCGGGTCATCGTGAATCCGCAGACGCGCACCGTCGTGCAGATCCTCGAATAG